The following proteins come from a genomic window of Leptospira bandrabouensis:
- a CDS encoding CaiB/BaiF CoA transferase family protein, translating to MSQNQNQSSKGPLAGVKVVDLSLLLPGPLCSQHLADMGAEVIKIENPRAYDGSRAMFKGKTGYPALYMMLNRNKKAITLNLKRDQAKEILFKLLEDADILLEGFRPDGMDKMGIGYDVLKEKFPRLIYCGISGYGISGKYVDFAGHDLNYLAISGVLDQTGNPPRPAGFQLADVGGGTLTALSAILAALYYREKTGKGQRIDISMTDASLQFLSLYGGILSASEKSPEAGNDILSGKLPNYNVYETKEGRYVALGALEDMFFQTFLRAAGMENLTKDHPMNEENIPVIKQKLNEYFKSKTYSDLQPIFDNTDACLSPILNMKEVSEDPHMKDRGMVIERNHPKYGPILQFGSPFHFSETPFVYRNDPPEHGEHTEEILAGLGFGKDKIAEFKKDRVV from the coding sequence ATGAGCCAAAACCAAAATCAATCCTCTAAAGGACCACTTGCTGGTGTAAAAGTAGTCGATCTTTCTTTGCTTCTTCCAGGCCCTCTTTGTTCGCAACATTTAGCGGACATGGGAGCCGAAGTGATCAAAATTGAAAACCCGAGAGCCTATGATGGTTCTCGTGCGATGTTCAAAGGCAAAACTGGTTATCCCGCTTTATATATGATGTTAAATCGAAATAAAAAAGCGATCACACTGAATCTAAAACGAGACCAAGCCAAAGAAATTCTTTTTAAACTATTAGAAGATGCAGACATCTTACTCGAAGGATTTCGTCCCGATGGAATGGATAAGATGGGAATAGGTTATGATGTCTTAAAAGAAAAATTTCCACGTTTGATTTACTGTGGAATTTCTGGCTACGGAATCTCGGGTAAATACGTAGACTTTGCCGGACATGATTTGAATTATTTAGCGATCTCAGGAGTCCTTGACCAAACAGGAAATCCTCCAAGGCCTGCTGGTTTCCAATTGGCAGATGTGGGTGGAGGAACTCTCACTGCACTTTCTGCGATCCTTGCTGCACTTTATTATAGAGAAAAAACAGGGAAAGGTCAAAGGATTGATATTTCAATGACAGATGCCTCTCTCCAATTTCTTTCGTTATACGGTGGAATTTTATCTGCTTCAGAAAAATCTCCTGAAGCTGGAAACGATATTTTATCTGGTAAATTACCAAACTATAATGTGTATGAAACCAAAGAAGGAAGGTATGTGGCTCTTGGTGCCTTAGAGGATATGTTCTTCCAAACTTTTTTACGAGCTGCAGGAATGGAAAACTTAACCAAAGACCATCCGATGAATGAAGAAAATATTCCGGTCATCAAACAAAAGTTAAATGAATATTTTAAATCTAAAACCTATTCCGATTTACAACCTATCTTCGATAATACAGATGCTTGTCTATCACCGATTCTTAATATGAAGGAAGTTTCGGAAGATCCACATATGAAAGATCGTGGGATGGTCATTGAAAGAAACCACCCTAAATACGGTCCCATTTTACAATTTGGATCTCCGTTTCATTTTTCAGAGACACCTTTTGTGTATAGAAATGACCCACCAGAACATGGGGAACATACCGAAGAAATTTTGGCTGGTTTGGGGTTTGGAAAGGATAAAATTGCGGAGTTTAAAAAAGACCGGGTGGTGTAA
- a CDS encoding metallophosphoesterase family protein: MKLLQISDLHLSQNSPEEKTYSLSVLREILQTAKSTKCDRILICGDLFNTFPDLEGLRSDFLKEVSAYSGLIYFLPGNHEILEKKRNSNRYADYDWSPKIKVLDVTPYFLFEDDGIEFLSIPHQENYSELLLSPPPTKKTKLRIGLAHGTVSGMSFSGLSEEEEEGGSYLDPNLIQSLGLDYLAIGHLHKARKGSVGKCDIGYAGSSRVWRKGEFGQRGGILLHIDGNQITKESVFWKSAGEYREIIVSLDTEGKPEESIESYLKGTNPNDWIVFRFVGYVDSMSEKQKFQETVLRDWKSKFRILEFDPDESQITVFQHLSENEFVKQFLDKMNERKEQMDPLLWRQTRVTGIRLILEGKKGR; this comes from the coding sequence ATGAAGTTATTACAAATCTCAGACCTCCACCTTTCCCAAAATTCCCCCGAGGAAAAGACTTATTCCCTTTCCGTTTTACGGGAAATTTTACAAACAGCTAAGTCTACAAAATGTGATAGAATTCTTATTTGTGGAGATCTTTTTAATACCTTTCCTGATTTAGAAGGTTTACGTTCTGATTTTCTAAAGGAAGTATCAGCTTATTCAGGTTTGATTTATTTTCTTCCGGGGAATCATGAAATTCTCGAGAAAAAAAGAAATAGCAACCGTTATGCGGATTATGATTGGTCCCCCAAAATCAAAGTTTTGGACGTAACTCCTTATTTTTTATTTGAAGATGATGGAATCGAATTTTTATCCATTCCTCACCAAGAAAACTATTCGGAATTGTTACTTTCGCCTCCACCTACTAAAAAAACAAAACTTCGGATTGGCCTTGCTCATGGAACTGTTTCTGGTATGAGTTTTTCTGGTCTTAGTGAGGAAGAAGAAGAGGGTGGATCCTATTTAGATCCAAATTTAATTCAAAGTTTGGGTTTGGATTATCTTGCAATCGGACATCTCCATAAAGCTCGTAAAGGATCTGTTGGTAAATGTGACATTGGTTATGCGGGGTCTTCTCGTGTTTGGCGAAAAGGGGAGTTTGGGCAAAGAGGAGGGATCCTTCTTCATATCGATGGTAACCAAATTACCAAGGAATCTGTTTTTTGGAAATCAGCTGGTGAATATAGAGAAATCATAGTTTCTTTGGATACAGAAGGAAAACCAGAGGAGAGTATCGAATCCTATTTGAAAGGTACAAATCCGAATGATTGGATTGTGTTTCGATTTGTTGGTTATGTAGATTCGATGTCGGAAAAACAAAAATTTCAAGAAACAGTTCTTCGCGATTGGAAATCCAAATTTCGAATTTTGGAATTTGATCCCGATGAATCCCAAATCACTGTTTTCCAACACCTTTCTGAAAATGAATTTGTAAAACAGTTTTTGGATAAAATGAACGAAAGAAAAGAACAAATGGATCCTTTGCTTTGGCGGCAAACTCGTGTTACAGGCATTCGATTGATTTTAGAAGGAAAAAAAGGCCGATGA
- a CDS encoding ATP-binding protein has protein sequence MKLKIENFGIFSKKEFPIEKVTVFTGPNESGKTTILDAFVSALVKVVGSTKYGALLNARYKADRNSDLGIPKLSLSQNLYLNSLVIREGNMDVGSEKELISTIEQTIFDSGYNPSQLKEQVEQLSAKSGTRKSAKDWNLALVELNTAKQKFDASESNLNRISAQFVNLPQLETERQKIKQELSDTDAEQTKLQSKLLDLKEAEQHNEADRVYSQLLQWETIESQSKQEDKILKSGWDQKSKQLDGELKSLEQKQSLSKERLSDLESKLETSSNQKKQIEQKSKKLESYFDFFETWKQTIRKFQEESPVIKKISWKPYYKSLAIVSGISGLFSLILSFFSDLGVWIYFLPFLFFGALLFFVLSPKDIQTERDEAQWNQMVSRIATEMETKTLGEWKPDSLSMESLSLSFQRYEREYTKQKLESENMVTAITNIEEEVSRLRIEDKKLSEAISEKEKELASVWREAGVQSLSELSELYVQIRLKAEKLRTLEETLKLESKKWGTQDLNELKLKLKDKLVDWEKKGISKLFSSEDRTTKQRLENEIQSLTEKIRNLERTLVELEKKLETGKAVLESQMVPAQKEWEQSKRDLEAKEKRKNDLDINFQALEVLSEVFSEMQAESTDKMSSLVKSLQTRMDALRGSLPTKQIQWNGFSDEIQISSGPTQENLVFGNLSTGTKEQISYVLRLEYAFRIGKQFNLPYLLLDEPFRHMDVTRRDAALTYTLQCISSAEEDWKVVFFSFDSELVSKIKELAEGFGLPCQIHDLTKPIS, from the coding sequence ATGAAACTAAAAATAGAAAACTTCGGTATCTTTTCCAAAAAAGAATTTCCTATTGAAAAAGTGACTGTATTTACAGGGCCAAACGAATCTGGAAAAACAACGATCCTGGATGCTTTTGTATCAGCACTTGTCAAAGTGGTAGGAAGTACAAAGTATGGTGCTCTTCTCAATGCGAGATACAAAGCGGATAGAAATTCTGATTTAGGAATTCCTAAACTTTCCCTTTCTCAAAATTTATATTTAAACTCACTTGTGATTAGGGAAGGGAATATGGATGTGGGATCAGAAAAAGAACTGATCAGCACCATCGAACAAACCATATTTGATAGCGGATACAACCCGTCCCAACTGAAAGAACAAGTAGAACAACTTTCCGCAAAATCAGGAACTAGGAAATCAGCAAAGGATTGGAATTTGGCTTTGGTCGAATTAAATACCGCCAAACAAAAGTTTGATGCATCAGAGTCCAATTTAAATAGGATTTCTGCACAATTTGTTAATTTACCACAATTAGAGACGGAACGTCAAAAAATAAAACAAGAATTGTCGGACACTGATGCGGAACAAACCAAATTACAATCGAAACTTCTAGATTTGAAAGAAGCAGAGCAACATAATGAAGCAGATCGTGTATATAGCCAACTATTACAATGGGAAACAATAGAGTCGCAGTCCAAACAAGAAGATAAAATTCTTAAATCAGGTTGGGATCAAAAATCCAAACAGTTAGATGGAGAACTCAAATCACTTGAACAAAAACAAAGTTTATCCAAAGAGAGACTTTCTGATTTAGAATCCAAATTAGAAACTTCTTCAAACCAAAAAAAACAGATCGAACAAAAATCAAAAAAGTTAGAATCCTATTTTGATTTTTTTGAAACTTGGAAACAAACGATTCGAAAGTTTCAGGAAGAATCTCCTGTGATTAAAAAAATATCTTGGAAACCATATTACAAAAGTTTGGCTATTGTTTCGGGTATTTCTGGTTTATTTTCTCTCATACTTTCATTTTTTTCTGATTTAGGAGTATGGATTTACTTCCTCCCCTTTTTATTTTTTGGAGCATTGCTATTTTTTGTTTTAAGTCCTAAAGACATTCAAACGGAACGGGATGAAGCACAGTGGAACCAAATGGTGAGCCGGATTGCAACCGAAATGGAAACTAAAACTTTAGGAGAATGGAAACCCGATTCCTTAAGTATGGAATCCTTATCTCTTAGTTTCCAAAGGTATGAAAGGGAATATACAAAACAGAAACTAGAATCGGAAAATATGGTGACTGCGATCACAAATATTGAAGAAGAAGTTTCAAGATTGCGAATTGAAGATAAAAAACTCAGTGAAGCCATTTCAGAAAAAGAGAAGGAATTGGCCAGTGTATGGCGAGAGGCAGGAGTTCAGTCTTTATCAGAACTTTCTGAATTATATGTTCAAATCCGTTTGAAAGCGGAGAAGTTAAGAACTCTCGAAGAAACCTTAAAACTTGAATCTAAAAAGTGGGGAACACAAGATTTAAACGAGTTAAAACTGAAACTGAAGGACAAACTGGTCGATTGGGAGAAAAAAGGGATCTCAAAATTATTTTCTTCAGAGGATCGTACCACCAAACAGAGATTAGAAAATGAAATTCAATCACTAACGGAAAAAATCCGTAATTTAGAAAGAACCTTGGTGGAGTTGGAAAAAAAATTAGAGACAGGGAAAGCAGTTTTGGAATCTCAAATGGTGCCAGCGCAAAAAGAATGGGAACAATCAAAACGCGATCTAGAAGCCAAAGAAAAAAGAAAAAACGATTTAGATATTAACTTCCAAGCACTAGAAGTTTTGTCTGAGGTTTTCTCTGAGATGCAAGCAGAGAGTACGGACAAAATGTCCTCCCTTGTGAAATCTTTGCAGACTAGAATGGATGCATTAAGAGGATCTCTTCCCACAAAACAAATCCAATGGAATGGATTTTCGGATGAAATCCAAATCAGCTCCGGTCCGACACAAGAAAATTTGGTATTTGGAAATCTTTCTACTGGAACCAAAGAACAAATTTCCTATGTATTACGTTTGGAATATGCGTTTCGGATCGGTAAACAATTTAACTTACCCTATCTCTTGTTAGATGAACCTTTCCGTCATATGGACGTTACTAGAAGGGATGCGGCACTTACATACACACTACAATGTATATCTAGTGCGGAAGAGGATTGGAAGGTAGTATTTTTTAGTTTTGATAGTGAACTTGTATCCAAAATCAAAGAATTGGCAGAGGGGTTTGGTCTCCCCTGCCAAATTCATGATTTGACTAAACCAATTTCTTAG
- the tpx gene encoding thiol peroxidase, whose translation MAQVTLKGNPVPLEGNLPQPGDKAPDFRVAKQDLGDLTLKDLAGKVKILVAVPSLDTAVCALETKKFNERAAKEDGITTLIISGDLPFAMKRFCSTEGIDSKNLITGSQFKDFSFSKNYGTHIAGGPLAGLSARAVFVVDKDDIIRYTELVPEIGSEPNYDTVLAEAKKLV comes from the coding sequence ATGGCCCAAGTAACACTCAAAGGAAATCCCGTCCCCCTCGAAGGAAACCTTCCCCAACCGGGAGATAAAGCTCCTGACTTCCGAGTCGCCAAACAAGACCTAGGTGACCTTACATTAAAAGACCTAGCAGGTAAGGTAAAAATCCTTGTGGCAGTTCCGAGTTTGGATACAGCAGTTTGTGCTCTCGAAACTAAAAAGTTTAACGAAAGAGCAGCCAAAGAAGATGGAATTACAACTCTCATCATCTCTGGTGACTTACCGTTTGCAATGAAACGTTTTTGTTCCACAGAAGGAATCGATTCTAAAAACTTAATCACAGGTTCTCAGTTCAAAGATTTTTCTTTTTCCAAAAATTACGGAACTCATATTGCTGGAGGCCCACTGGCAGGACTTTCCGCACGAGCCGTATTTGTAGTGGATAAAGACGATATCATTCGTTATACGGAACTTGTACCGGAAATCGGAAGTGAACCGAATTACGATACTGTTCTTGCGGAAGCTAAGAAATTGGTTTAG
- a CDS encoding LBF_2804 family protein — protein sequence MSIERYKPGFLEQWGRRVLISIQSKAKKPLDSGQSFASQTKILLLGGVFYSFWIGFLPSVTFVFLSTYLPPLQFWPLDKLSFLALTPFVFLLALVTLIEFYLLFRLGFYLSYRMAQYADIELAEEPELITPIPGMMARLVLEIPDPRIRLYGIDPYKHLNERALFFRTVLYKSKVFLSNISAKLLLKVFLGRTGIRFLIEYISGPVTGIWDSLTTYWILYELRKRIITRKLSDAIMLKIKSKKRNVIFIESSVRAVALSIVFTKTFHPNFEYLLFGLIGLLPQKDNLRELDDWPAFVDSFQKLSVEEQKWPIAIFALCSSFDGTLNKEELQAFEEITDLSPTWLLDRVRHLSETIKKGELAESLLWMEKILPEESIL from the coding sequence ATGAGTATAGAACGTTACAAACCGGGTTTTTTAGAACAGTGGGGCCGCCGTGTTCTTATTTCTATCCAATCCAAAGCAAAAAAACCCTTAGATTCGGGCCAAAGTTTTGCCTCCCAAACCAAAATCCTCCTACTTGGGGGAGTTTTTTATTCCTTTTGGATTGGATTTCTGCCATCGGTAACCTTCGTTTTTCTCTCCACCTACCTGCCACCGCTGCAGTTTTGGCCTTTGGATAAACTTTCTTTTTTGGCCCTAACTCCATTTGTTTTCCTTTTGGCACTTGTCACACTCATTGAATTTTATCTTCTCTTTCGATTGGGATTTTACCTTTCCTATCGAATGGCACAGTATGCAGACATTGAACTGGCCGAAGAACCAGAACTCATTACGCCGATCCCAGGAATGATGGCACGATTGGTTTTAGAAATTCCAGACCCAAGAATCCGATTGTATGGAATTGATCCTTATAAACATCTAAACGAACGTGCTTTATTCTTTAGGACTGTTTTATACAAAAGCAAAGTTTTCCTTTCTAATATTTCCGCCAAACTTCTATTAAAGGTTTTTTTAGGAAGGACAGGAATTCGGTTTTTAATTGAATATATTTCAGGTCCCGTGACAGGGATTTGGGATAGTTTAACCACCTATTGGATTTTATATGAGCTACGAAAACGGATCATCACAAGAAAGTTATCCGATGCCATAATGTTAAAAATCAAATCTAAAAAAAGAAATGTAATATTTATAGAATCAAGTGTTCGTGCAGTTGCACTTTCCATTGTTTTTACAAAAACGTTTCATCCTAACTTTGAATATTTGTTATTTGGACTCATTGGTTTATTGCCCCAAAAAGATAATTTAAGAGAATTAGATGATTGGCCTGCATTTGTGGATTCTTTTCAAAAGTTATCTGTCGAAGAACAAAAATGGCCTATCGCCATATTCGCCCTTTGTTCTTCCTTTGATGGTACCTTAAATAAAGAAGAATTACAAGCGTTTGAAGAGATCACCGATCTTTCTCCAACTTGGCTTTTGGACCGAGTCCGTCATCTCAGTGAAACCATCAAAAAAGGCGAACTTGCGGAATCTTTGCTTTGGATGGAAAAAATCCTTCCCGAAGAATCGATTCTTTAA
- a CDS encoding acyl-CoA desaturase, with protein sequence MTTQAEIKTKAPIDWVTMIFLLTYPLVGIFGTLYLYLYDSIHLATWGLFIFYFFATGMGITVGYHRLFSHKAYDAKTPVKLWLLLFGAAAFQSTALEWSEDHRIHHRFVDTDKDPYSIKKGFWFAHIGWLFRKRKYNQNGVQDLVNDPFVLWQHKHFYSISIFMCFILPGLISMLWGSFLEGMFVAGFLRLFVVHQFTFFINSACHVWGERTFSKEQTARDNWIIAFFTFGEGFHNFHHEFQSDYRNGIRWFDYDPSKWMIKGLSYLGLTYNLKKVSEEKILQKTMFLKEKETLHKYSNVSEDKLRTWEAQLEKLREKTLLEYQNWKQAKQTANENEAGVFRRNFEQTKENWEKLLGKPLFS encoded by the coding sequence ATGACGACACAAGCTGAAATCAAAACCAAAGCACCTATTGATTGGGTCACTATGATCTTTTTACTCACCTATCCACTGGTAGGGATCTTCGGAACTCTTTATTTATATCTTTATGATTCCATTCATTTGGCGACATGGGGATTGTTTATCTTTTATTTTTTTGCAACGGGAATGGGAATCACAGTGGGGTATCACAGACTTTTTTCTCACAAAGCCTACGATGCAAAAACTCCCGTCAAACTTTGGTTACTCCTTTTTGGAGCAGCTGCGTTTCAATCGACAGCTCTAGAGTGGAGTGAAGACCACCGCATCCACCATCGTTTTGTAGACACTGACAAAGATCCTTATTCCATCAAAAAGGGATTTTGGTTTGCTCATATAGGTTGGTTGTTTCGCAAAAGAAAGTATAACCAAAATGGTGTTCAAGATTTGGTAAATGACCCATTCGTACTTTGGCAACATAAACATTTTTATTCTATTTCAATCTTTATGTGTTTTATTCTTCCAGGGCTTATCTCTATGTTATGGGGTTCTTTTTTGGAAGGAATGTTTGTGGCTGGATTCCTTCGACTGTTTGTAGTGCACCAGTTTACTTTTTTTATCAACAGTGCCTGCCATGTTTGGGGAGAACGTACATTCTCTAAAGAACAAACAGCAAGAGACAATTGGATCATCGCCTTTTTTACGTTTGGTGAAGGTTTTCATAACTTTCACCATGAATTTCAATCAGATTATCGAAATGGAATCCGTTGGTTTGACTATGATCCTTCTAAATGGATGATAAAAGGTCTCTCTTATTTAGGATTAACTTATAACTTAAAGAAAGTTTCCGAAGAAAAAATCTTACAAAAAACAATGTTTTTAAAAGAAAAGGAAACACTGCATAAGTATTCTAATGTAAGTGAAGACAAACTTCGCACTTGGGAAGCACAGCTGGAAAAATTGAGAGAAAAAACCTTGTTAGAATACCAAAACTGGAAACAAGCAAAACAAACTGCAAACGAAAACGAAGCAGGTGTTTTCAGAAGAAACTTTGAACAAACAAAAGAAAACTGGGAAAAACTTCTAGGCAAACCTCTTTTTTCTTAA
- a CDS encoding sensor histidine kinase, which produces MQTQVFFPFGIIILTSFSWLVFAYTLSKIDSAKNLSLFAFFLGIFTLSLLYFLRKKPKSLQAEKPKKRDELVQNLFALEKFKEELISFNDPDQISQTISQFLTSKIPAEFAQVYTWDEREGQFRPRPFLESKDQKFSDLPSIPVFNPFLLWLSEREGIHIKENFLQPTSPNQEKIAKQALDFFKETKSELVATLSIKSSLVGFILLGKHKEGKIYDIEEIEIILEILSVSLMSLSNSMIYQQLLNLTETLEAKVRERTKELEETQAHLVQSEKMASLGVMVAGIAHEINTPAAVINGSADNLDANLVYVLSHLGDISQLIQNPDFRSIYLDILFSFVKEDPASKIDPKDKFKLKKETKFRFIQDGIPENDATDLATFIIDHHLLHMQEELIRIWKAGGKETFEMLKNTLSLQRNIKNIKYAIRNIVRIVKALKYYSHLGQASYAESDLHEGLENTLVIMQNQIKHGVEIERAYGTIPPVRCNIDELNQVWTNLITNAIHAMKTVEHPKLTISSKMIGEDYVLISFEDNGSGIPSEIKDKIWDPFFTTKDQGEGTGLGLGIVKGIIEKHKGRIEVESAPGRTLFMVYLPLVGPGDVPSIPKEIFREIRG; this is translated from the coding sequence ATGCAAACACAAGTTTTCTTTCCTTTTGGAATCATAATCCTTACTTCTTTTAGTTGGTTGGTTTTTGCTTATACCTTAAGCAAAATTGACTCCGCAAAAAACTTATCCTTGTTTGCCTTTTTTTTAGGGATATTCACTCTTTCTCTTTTGTACTTTTTGCGAAAAAAACCGAAATCTCTGCAGGCAGAAAAACCAAAAAAAAGAGACGAACTTGTACAAAACCTTTTTGCCTTAGAAAAATTCAAAGAGGAACTGATTTCCTTCAATGACCCAGACCAAATCAGCCAAACCATTAGCCAGTTCCTTACATCCAAAATCCCTGCCGAGTTTGCCCAAGTTTATACTTGGGATGAAAGAGAAGGACAATTCCGTCCGAGGCCATTTTTAGAATCCAAAGACCAGAAATTTTCCGATTTACCATCCATTCCGGTTTTTAATCCTTTTTTGCTTTGGCTTTCCGAACGAGAAGGAATCCACATTAAAGAAAATTTTCTCCAACCAACATCTCCGAACCAAGAAAAAATAGCAAAACAAGCATTAGACTTTTTTAAAGAAACCAAATCAGAGTTAGTGGCAACTCTTTCCATCAAATCAAGTCTTGTTGGTTTTATCTTACTGGGAAAACATAAAGAAGGAAAAATTTACGATATAGAAGAAATCGAAATCATTTTAGAAATTCTTTCGGTTTCTCTTATGTCTTTATCCAACTCGATGATTTACCAACAGTTGTTAAACTTAACAGAAACTTTGGAAGCAAAAGTAAGAGAACGAACCAAAGAATTGGAAGAAACACAAGCCCACTTGGTGCAGTCAGAAAAGATGGCCTCTCTTGGAGTGATGGTGGCAGGAATTGCGCACGAAATCAATACACCTGCTGCTGTCATCAATGGTTCAGCAGATAACTTAGATGCCAATTTAGTTTATGTATTATCACATTTAGGAGATATTTCACAACTCATTCAGAATCCTGATTTTCGTTCTATTTACCTAGATATTCTTTTTAGTTTTGTGAAAGAAGATCCAGCCTCAAAGATCGATCCTAAAGACAAATTCAAACTCAAAAAAGAAACCAAGTTTCGATTTATCCAAGATGGAATCCCTGAAAATGATGCAACGGATCTAGCAACCTTTATCATTGACCATCATCTTTTGCATATGCAAGAAGAACTGATCCGTATTTGGAAGGCCGGTGGAAAAGAAACCTTCGAGATGTTAAAGAATACTTTGAGTTTACAAAGAAATATCAAAAACATCAAATATGCCATTCGTAATATTGTAAGGATTGTCAAAGCACTCAAATATTACTCTCACCTGGGACAAGCATCCTATGCGGAATCTGACCTTCATGAAGGTTTAGAAAACACGTTAGTCATTATGCAAAACCAAATCAAACACGGAGTGGAAATTGAAAGAGCTTACGGAACTATCCCACCGGTTCGCTGTAATATCGATGAACTGAACCAAGTTTGGACAAACCTCATCACCAATGCCATCCATGCAATGAAAACGGTAGAACATCCTAAACTTACCATCTCCTCTAAAATGATTGGAGAAGATTATGTATTAATTAGTTTTGAAGACAACGGATCAGGTATTCCTTCAGAGATCAAAGATAAAATCTGGGATCCGTTTTTTACAACGAAAGACCAAGGAGAAGGTACGGGGCTTGGTCTTGGGATTGTGAAAGGTATTATCGAAAAACACAAAGGAAGAATTGAAGTGGAATCTGCACCAGGACGAACCCTTTTCATGGTATATCTACCGTTAGTTGGCCCTGGAGATGTTCCAAGTATCCCGAAAGAAATCTTTCGGGAAATCCGTGGTTAA
- the rsgA gene encoding ribosome small subunit-dependent GTPase A, protein MGKELFTIARIFGAYYEIYSEQTSYARAVLKGKLRLKDSGERHPFVVGDMVMAEKSSGEEWVIFERMERKNFLTRKSDRGDSHVLCANLDQVAILASCKDPETKPGFIDRLLAASYQTEIPPLIIFTKKDLVSPEEIEDREVYYKELGYEVMSVSLLSEESIQPLWERIRGKRTFLCGNSGVGKSTLMNHLHKKTVQRTNLVSGSTKKGKHTTTNSFALFLEENTVLIDSPGVKEWGILHLTPVELWESFPELRKIKETCQEIYCCELGSECPMRKHLNESLDETRKKSLESMIESLENPHRVTRRDHWTKAVTKRY, encoded by the coding sequence TTGGGTAAAGAACTATTTACAATCGCTCGTATCTTCGGAGCCTATTACGAAATTTATTCGGAACAAACTTCCTATGCCCGCGCCGTACTTAAGGGCAAACTTAGGTTAAAGGATTCTGGGGAACGCCATCCCTTTGTTGTGGGGGATATGGTTATGGCCGAAAAATCTTCGGGAGAAGAGTGGGTCATTTTCGAACGAATGGAAAGGAAAAATTTTTTAACAAGGAAAAGTGATCGTGGCGATAGTCATGTGTTATGCGCAAACCTTGACCAAGTGGCCATCCTTGCCTCTTGTAAAGACCCGGAAACAAAACCTGGATTTATTGACAGGTTACTTGCTGCTTCGTATCAAACAGAAATTCCTCCGCTCATTATTTTTACAAAAAAGGATCTGGTATCTCCTGAAGAAATTGAAGATAGGGAAGTATATTATAAAGAGTTAGGTTATGAGGTGATGAGTGTCTCTCTCCTTTCGGAAGAATCCATCCAACCTTTATGGGAGAGGATTCGTGGGAAACGAACCTTTCTTTGTGGAAATTCAGGAGTCGGAAAATCAACTTTAATGAACCACCTCCATAAAAAGACAGTACAGAGAACCAACCTCGTCAGCGGTTCCACCAAAAAAGGAAAACATACCACAACCAATTCCTTCGCCTTATTTTTGGAAGAAAACACGGTCCTTATCGATTCACCCGGAGTCAAAGAATGGGGAATCTTACACCTGACACCTGTTGAACTTTGGGAAAGTTTTCCCGAATTACGAAAGATTAAAGAAACTTGTCAGGAAATTTATTGCTGTGAACTGGGTTCCGAATGTCCAATGCGAAAACACCTGAACGAATCTTTGGATGAAACCAGAAAAAAAAGTCTAGAATCCATGATTGAGAGCTTGGAGAACCCCCACAGGGTCACAAGAAGGGATCATTGGACCAAAGCTGTCACAAAAAGGTATTAG